The Naumovozyma dairenensis CBS 421 chromosome 3, complete genome genome has a window encoding:
- the IDH2 gene encoding isocitrate dehydrogenase (NAD(+)) IDH2 (similar to Saccharomyces cerevisiae IDH2 (YOR136W); ancestral locus Anc_5.473), whose amino-acid sequence MFRNIILRNTTRRFLSVKNQPSIGKFTGKPNPSTGKFTVSFIEGDGIGPEISQSVKQIFDAAKVPIDWEPCDVSPLFINGLTTIPEPAVQSINKNLVALKGPLATPIGKGHRSLNLTLRKTFGLFANVRPAKSIEGFKTIYDNVDLVIIRENTEGEYSGIEHVVTPGVVQSIKLITRDASERVIRYAYEYARAIGRPRVIVVHKSTIQRLADGLFVDVAKELSQEYPDIQLETELIDNTVLNVVSNPSSYSNAVSVCPNLYGDILSDLNSGLSAGSLGLTPSANIGHEVSIFEAVHGSAPDIAGQNKANPTALLLSSVMMLNHMGLNNHADKIEKAVLSTIASGPEGRTGDLAGKATTSSFTDAVIGRL is encoded by the coding sequence ATGTTCAGAAATATCATTCTAAGGAATACAACAAGAAGATTTTTATCAGTGAAAAACCAACCATCCATCGGTAAATTCACAGGGAAACCAAACCCATCAACGGGGAAATTCACAGTCTCATTCATAGAAGGTGATGGTATTGGTCCCGAAATTTCACAATCAGTAAAGCAAATTTTTGACGCTGCAAAGGTTCCTATCGATTGGGAACCATGTGATGTCTCTCCCTTATTTATCAACGGGTTGACCACCATCCCAGAACCTGCAGTACAATccataaataaaaatttagtAGCTTTGAAAGGTCCCTTAGCTACACCTATCGGTAAGGGTCATCgttcattgaatttaacCTTAAGGAAAACATTCGGACTTTTCGCAAACGTTCGTCCTGCTAAATCCATCGAAGGTTTCAAAACAATTTATGATAACGTTGATTTAGTCATCATTAGAGAAAACACTGAAGGTGAATATTCAGGTATCGAACATGTAGTCACACCAGGTGTGGTACAATCCATTAAATTGATCACAAGAGATGCCTCAGAACGTGTCATTAGATATGCATACGAATATGCTAGAGCCATTGGAAGACCTCGCGTCATCGTCGTCCATAAATCCACCATTCAAAGATTGGCAGATGGATTATTCGTAGATGTCGCAAAGGAATTGTCTCAAGAATACCCTGATATTCAATTAGAAACGGAATTAATCGATAATACTGTCCTTAACGTAGTGTCGAATCCATCTTCATATTCTAACGCAGTATCAGTTTGTCCAAACTTGTATGGTGATATCTTGTCGGATTTGAATTCTGGTTTAAGTGCAGGTTCATTAGGATTGACTCCTTCTGCTAATATTGGTCATGAAGTTTCCATTTTCGAAGCAGTTCATGGTTCTGCTCCTGATATCGCAGGTCAAAACAAGGCAAACCCAACTGCATTATTGCTATCTTCTGTGATGATGTTGAACCATATGGGTTTGAATAATCATGCTGATAAGATTGAAAAGGCGGTCTTATCCACAATTGCTTCAGGCCCTGAGGGAAGAACAGGAGATTTGGCTGGTAAAGCTACCACTTCTTCATTCACTGATGCTGTCATTGGTAGATTATAA